ACGAAGCCGGTTCCGTTGCCCGCCGCGGTCTTCACGGTGATCGGGGCGCTCGCCGGCGAGGTGTTGCCCGCGGCGTCGCGGGCGCGGACGGCGTAGGTGTAGCTGGTATCGGGCGTGAGGCCGGTGTCGGTGTAGGACGTGGTGGTGCTGGTCGCGACGGCGGTGCCGTTGCGGAGGATGTCGTACCCGGCGACGCCGACGTTGTCCGTGGCGGCGCTCCACGTCAGGGCGGCGCTGGTGGCGGTGGCCGTGCCGGCGGTGAGGCCGGCCGGGGTGGTCGGGGCCTGGGTGTCGCCGGAGGAGTCGGTGGAGCCGAAGACCTGCATCTCCCAGAAGGAGTAGCCGTAGCTCGTCGCGCGGGTGACGCCGACGAAGCGGACGTACCGGCCGTGGGCGTTCACGGTGAGGTCGTCGGTCTTGCCGTCACCGTTGTCGATGCTGGTGGCGGCGGTGAAGTTCGCGCCGTCGTCGGAGACCTCGATGCGGTACTTCTTGGCGTAGGCGGCTTCCCAGTTGAGGAGCACGCGGTGGATCGCGGCGGACTGGCCGAGGTCGATCCGCAGCCACTGCGGATCGGCGCCTTCGACGCTGGCCCAGCGGGTGGTGGCGCTGCCGTCGACGGCCTTCGCGCCGGCGTAGGTCGAGCTCTCGACGGTGGAGGTCGCGACGGGCTTCCCCTGGGAGAGCAGGACATCGGCGGCCTGGGTGGCAGGACTGGCGGCGGCGATCGCCGAGGGCAGCAGGGCGATCACCGCCACCACGGGTGTGAGGCGGGTGAATGTTCGTAGGCGGGTCGACGGCACGTCGCGCTCCTTCTGGGCCTGGCGGTGGCTGGTGGGCTGCGGCGTCGGTGAACGAGAATCAAACTGTTAAGAAACTTTCCTAACTAATCGGACTGTATCCGTGGCCGGTTTCGGCTGACAAGACGTGTCTGGTCGTTGAATCGGTCAAGAGGGTGAGTTTCACCGGGTTTTCCCAGCTCAGGGCCCGTTTCGCTGATCGGGACACTGCTCCGGGCTCCGGGACGGCGACTGCAGACCCCCGACCTTTCCCGGTTTTGTCGGTGGTCGCGGGTAGCGTGGAGACCGGGGGCAGCGCCCATCCGCTCTCGCCCAATCCCCTTGTTTCACACCACAAATCGAGTCGTGCGCAGCCGCCGCAGTTCACCCGGTCCAGCGATGATCATCGCACGGGTGTTCGGGTAGCTTCGGATGCATGACCTCAGCCGTCCGAACTCAGCAGCCCCTTGATCTCGGTGACCGCGGCGCGTCCCGCCCGGTTCGCCCCGACCGTGCTCGCCGATGGCCCGTACCCCACGAGGTGCAGCCGCGGCTCCCGCACCACGCGCGTGCCGTCCATCCGGATCCCGCCCCCGGGTTCGCGGACGTGCAGCGGCGCGAGGTGGTCGATCGCCGCGCGGAACCCCGTCGCCCAGAGGATGACGTCGGCGTCGAAGCGCGAGCCGTCGGCCCAGACGACGCCGCCGGGCGTGATGCGCTCGAACATCGGCCGCCGGTCGAGGATCCCGGCGGCGCGCGCGGCCCGCACCTCCGGCGTCACGGCGAGGTCGGTCACGCTCACCACGCTCTCCGGCGGCAACCCGGCCCGCACCCGCTCGTCGACCTTGGCGACGGCGTCGCGTCCCCAGTTCTCGCTGAACGGCTCGTCACGCCACACGGGCGGGCGCCGGGTCACCCACGCCGTCGCGCGGGCGAGCGGGGCGAACTCCATGAGGAGCTGAACGGCCGACGCCCCGCCCCCGACCACGACGACCCTCTGACCACGGAAGTCTTCGGGGCCGGTGTAGTCCGCGGTGTGCACCTGACGGCCGGCGAAGGTCTCCTGGCCGGGGTAGCGCGGCCAGAACGGCCGGTCCCACGTGCCGGTAGCGCTGATCACGGCCCGGGCCGCCCAGGACTCGGCCGGGCTCGACACCACCAACCGCTCCCCCTCCCGCGTCACGGACTGGACGTCGACGGGCCTGAACACCGGGAGGTCATAGACGCTTTCGAAGCGCGCGAAGTACTCCGAAACGACTTCGGAGGCGGGACGTGTCACGTCCGGGCTGCCGAAGGCCATGCCCGGCAGGTCGTAGATGCCGTGCACCTTGCCGAGCACGAGGGAGGGCCACCGGTACTGCCACGCGCCCCCGGCCCGCTTCCCGTGATCGAGCACGACGAACCCGGCCCCGTTGGCGAACCCGGCCCGGCGCAGGTGATAGGCGGCCGAGAGTCCCGCCTGCCCCGCGCCGATCACCACCACGTCGGTCTCGTGATCCGCACCGCTCATGTGGGGTTCAACGGCTGACCGCCGAGGGTATTTCGCGCCCTGGATCACACGACGCCGCGGTTGCGCCCGCCATCACCGGGAGCGCGCGGTCCGCCCGGCCGCCTCGCGCAACCAGCCCCGCGATCGTGCGCAGTTCACCAAGCTGCAGCGGCAGCACGATCGCACCCAGCCATGCCAACCGAGCCGACCGCGCACTGCCGCTCACACGGCAACGCGGCTTCGCCCAGCACCCCACGCCCGCCTCACCCGGCACGATCGCGCCCGGTCACCCAAGCCTCAACCCCACCAGCCCCGCAACCAACCGAATCGTCCACACACCACCGCTCACACGGCAACGCGGTTACGCCCGGCCTCCTTGGCGCGATACAGAGCAGCGTCGGCCGCGCGGAGCACGTCGTCGAGCGTTGGGCCCGTGTCCGGGTGGCGGGCCACTCCGATCGACACCGACAAACCGCTCACCCGGACCGTGCCGCTGCCGGTCGAGATCACGACGTTCAGCTCCCCCACCGCCACCCGCACGCGTTCGGCGATGCCGAGCACGTCGGCGCGGCCGACGCCCGGCAGCAGCACCACGAACTCCTCGCCACCGAACCGGCCGACCGTGTCGCCCTGGCGCACCGAACCGGAGATCGCCACCGCGACCGCGGCCAGGACGTCGTCGCCGGTGAGGTGGCCGTACGTGTCGTTGATGCGCTTGAAGTGGTCGAGGTCGATCATCAGCACCGCGAAGCCGCCGCCGGGGGTGCCGGCGCGCCGTTGCGCGCGGGTGTGTTCGCGCACCGCGGAATCGTGCCAGCCGGCGGTGTTGAGCAGCCCCGTCTTCTCGTCGGTGACGGCCGCGACCTGCAGCTGCTGTTTCAGCAGCAGGTAGCGGTGCAGCAGCAGCAACGGCGCGACGACGAACAACACCAGCACCGGCTGCTCGGCCAGTGCCAGCGCGGCGAGGCCGCCGAGGCACAGGGTGGCCAGCTCGAAAGCGTTGTCTTCCCAGGTGCCGATCAGGTCGGCCGCCGAGCGCTGGCTCGTGTACAGGTAGATCCCGGCCGCGACGAGGCCGATGTTGACCAGCTCGAACACCGCGGCGGCCAGGCAGAGCGCGAACAGCCCGCGCGCCGTCTGCAACGGCGTCCCGTGCAGCCCCGACACCGCGAGAACGGACGAAGCCGCGAAGCACGAAAGCATCGCCCAAGCCGTGCTGGCGACGAAACGGTGCGCGGGCCGCGTACGGACCTGACGCCACACGCGCACCCACAGATGCGTGTAGAGCACGACGGCCAGCAGCGCCACCCAGGCCGGCGGCAGCAGGACGACGCCGGCGAGGTACCAGACCGACGTGACGTTGATGTGGGTCTGCCCGCTCATCCACCGCCGCAGCCGCTCGATGCGGCGGGACATCTCGGCCTGCGCGACGCCGAGCGCGACCAGCACCGCGAACCAGACCGGCCGCACGGGCCCGCCGAACCCGGTGACCAGCGCGGCCCCGGTCGCCACGACGGCGATCAGCTCACAGCCGAGCGCGTAGGTGATCCAGCGGGCTTTCGCCCCGGCCCACATCTCCCACCGCGCGGGCCAGCCCGGCCAGGCGGAAAGCGCTTCCCGGCGCACGGCGGCCTGGGCTCTCAAGAGCCGAAGCCACGGAAGTGACGGACCGGCATCGTGACGTACCCCTCGCGCGAAGTTCGGCCGACCAAGTAGCCCAGCGTAGCCGTTCCGGCGTCGCGCGTCGCCAGTCCGGGCGAATTGCGGGCAACGCACCTGCCCGAACACCCGCGCAGGGTAGATCCGCCCAGCTCAGCGGCTCACTGACGGATCATCGCTCCGGGAAGGCAGATCTGAGAACGCGGAGGTGGGAATCCCGGCCACGCGCTCCCCAAGGCGAGAACGACCGATCGCCGCGACCACCGAGCACAGGATCTCGCGACAGCGGGTGGCCCGGGCTCGGATGCGGCGCATCGCCGCCGACCAACACGGGGCCTGCTCAGTTGTGCATCGGACAAGAACCGGCGCAACGACAGCTCACCAACGCACGAACACCAGCGGGGAATCCGACTCGGCGCCGCAGCACACGAACCGACTCAGGTGCACGGCGCGCACCACGAGCAGGCTGAGTTGCACGGCGCGCAACACGCCCCGCTCAGCGCCGATCTCGCTACTTGCGCAGCGCCCGGATGATCGCCACCAGCCCGACCACCGCCGCGATTCCCAGCACCACCGGCACCAGCCGCTTCAGCACCGGCTGCCCCGCGTAGCCCAGCAGGTCGATCGCTTCCGTCTCCGGGGCCGCCGGGACACTGCGCAGCTGCGGACGCTCCGTGGCCGGCCTCGAGTCCGTGTTGATCTCGGCCGTTGTCGGGGCGGGCTTGACCGCCGGCTTGGCCACCGGCTCCGGGGTCGCCGTCGGCTCGGGCGTCGCCGCCTCGGGCTTCGGTGCGGGGGCCGGCGTGGCCTCCGGTGACGGGGCCAGCTTGCCCGACAGGCACCCCGCGAACGTGTCGAGGATCTTGCCGCCCACCTCGCTGATCAGGCCGCGGCCGAACTGGGCCGGCTTGCCCGTGATCGACAGGTCCGTCGACACCGTGCCGTGCGTTCCGCCCTCGGCCTCCGTCAACGTCACCGTCACGGTCGCCGCCGCCGTGCCCGCTCCGCGGGCGTCCTTGCCCGACGCCTTGATCATGATCTTGTGAGCGGCGTCGTCCTTCTCCAGGAACTCGCCGTGTCCCTTGTACAGCAGGGAAATCGGCCCGAGCTTGACCTTCACCGTCCCGCTGAACTTGTCGCCTTCGACCTTTGTCAGCGCGGCGCCCGGCATGCACGGCGCGACGCGCTCGGGGTCGACGACCGCCTGCCAGACCTCGCCGATCGGAGCCGGGACGGTGAATTCGTGGTCGAGCCGCACGGGCCGACCTCCTCTCTCTGCCAGACCTGAGGTGTCCGATGCCCACCCTAGCCGCCGCCGGAGCGGCGGCCAGGGTGACGAACCGGAACGTCAGGCGCCCGCCGCCGCCGCGATGGCGCGGCCCGTCAGGACCTGGGCCAGGTGGCGGCGGTATTCGACATCGGCGTTGCTGTCGACCGGCGGATTCGTGCCCTCCGCCGCGTGCGAGGCCGCCGCGGCGATCGAGTCGGCCGAGGCCTGGACCCCGACCAGCGCCGCTTCGACGCCCGAGGCGCGCACCGGGGTCGAGCCCATGTTCGTCAGCGCGACACGAGCCTCCTCGATGACTCCCGCTTCGGTGCGGACGGTGACCGCGACCGCGACCATCGACCACGCCTGGGCGACGCGGTTGAACTTCTCGTAGTGCGCCCGCCACCCGGTGTGCTTGGGCACGCGGATCTCGACCAGCAACTCGTCCGCGGCCAGCGCCGTGGTGAACAGGTCCTGGAAGAAGTCCGCGGCCGGCACCGTCCGGCGACCGGACGGCCCGGCCACCACCAGCGAAGCGTCCAGCGCCAGCACCGGCGCGAGGAGGTCCCCCGCCGGGTCGGCGTGCGAGATCGCGCCGCCGAGCGTGCCGCGGTGGCGGATCTGCGGGTCGGCGACCGTGTCGGTCGCCTCCTTGAGCAGCGCCGCGTGCTCGGCGATCAGCGGGTCGCGCTGGACGTCGTAGTGCGTGGTCATCGCGCCGATCACCAGCGCGTCGCCGTCGTCGCGCACGCCGCGCAGCTCCGCGACGCGCCCGAGGTCGATCAACGTCGTCGGCGTGGCGAGCCGCATCCGCAGCACCGGCAGCAGGCTCTGCCCGCCGGCCAGCACCTTGGCGTCCTCGCCCGCCGACG
This genomic window from Amycolatopsis mongoliensis contains:
- a CDS encoding discoidin domain-containing protein, translating into MPSTRLRTFTRLTPVVAVIALLPSAIAAASPATQAADVLLSQGKPVATSTVESSTYAGAKAVDGSATTRWASVEGADPQWLRIDLGQSAAIHRVLLNWEAAYAKKYRIEVSDDGANFTAATSIDNGDGKTDDLTVNAHGRYVRFVGVTRATSYGYSFWEMQVFGSTDSSGDTQAPTTPAGLTAGTATATSAALTWSAATDNVGVAGYDILRNGTAVATSTTTSYTDTGLTPDTSYTYAVRARDAAGNTSPASAPITVKTAAGNGTGFVLAAAGDIAERCTASSSSCVHPKTAKLVENMNPAAVITMGDNQYDDAHLSDFKSYYDTTWGKFKSKTHPIPGNHETYDDTPYKGYDDYFGAIAKPQGQRYYSWEMGNWHFIALDSNDFATHDFGPSEQLAWLKQDLAANTKGCVAAYYHHPRWSSGDHGDNPDSTELWNIMTANKVDLVLNGHDHDYERFFPQNADGKADANGPVEIVGGSGGANLYDLSPAHPTTAKLLKTYGVLKLSMTDTSFQSQLIGVDGKVLDSSPTYACHQ
- a CDS encoding NAD(P)-binding domain-containing protein, which produces MSGADHETDVVVIGAGQAGLSAAYHLRRAGFANGAGFVVLDHGKRAGGAWQYRWPSLVLGKVHGIYDLPGMAFGSPDVTRPASEVVSEYFARFESVYDLPVFRPVDVQSVTREGERLVVSSPAESWAARAVISATGTWDRPFWPRYPGQETFAGRQVHTADYTGPEDFRGQRVVVVGGGASAVQLLMEFAPLARATAWVTRRPPVWRDEPFSENWGRDAVAKVDERVRAGLPPESVVSVTDLAVTPEVRAARAAGILDRRPMFERITPGGVVWADGSRFDADVILWATGFRAAIDHLAPLHVREPGGGIRMDGTRVVREPRLHLVGYGPSASTVGANRAGRAAVTEIKGLLSSDG
- a CDS encoding GGDEF domain-containing protein; the protein is MWAGAKARWITYALGCELIAVVATGAALVTGFGGPVRPVWFAVLVALGVAQAEMSRRIERLRRWMSGQTHINVTSVWYLAGVVLLPPAWVALLAVVLYTHLWVRVWRQVRTRPAHRFVASTAWAMLSCFAASSVLAVSGLHGTPLQTARGLFALCLAAAVFELVNIGLVAAGIYLYTSQRSAADLIGTWEDNAFELATLCLGGLAALALAEQPVLVLFVVAPLLLLHRYLLLKQQLQVAAVTDEKTGLLNTAGWHDSAVREHTRAQRRAGTPGGGFAVLMIDLDHFKRINDTYGHLTGDDVLAAVAVAISGSVRQGDTVGRFGGEEFVVLLPGVGRADVLGIAERVRVAVGELNVVISTGSGTVRVSGLSVSIGVARHPDTGPTLDDVLRAADAALYRAKEAGRNRVAV
- a CDS encoding SRPBCC family protein, whose translation is MRLDHEFTVPAPIGEVWQAVVDPERVAPCMPGAALTKVEGDKFSGTVKVKLGPISLLYKGHGEFLEKDDAAHKIMIKASGKDARGAGTAAATVTVTLTEAEGGTHGTVSTDLSITGKPAQFGRGLISEVGGKILDTFAGCLSGKLAPSPEATPAPAPKPEAATPEPTATPEPVAKPAVKPAPTTAEINTDSRPATERPQLRSVPAAPETEAIDLLGYAGQPVLKRLVPVVLGIAAVVGLVAIIRALRK
- a CDS encoding FAD binding domain-containing protein, whose product is MIPASFDYLRPSTVDEAVQALASAGEDAKVLAGGQSLLPVLRMRLATPTTLIDLGRVAELRGVRDDGDALVIGAMTTHYDVQRDPLIAEHAALLKEATDTVADPQIRHRGTLGGAISHADPAGDLLAPVLALDASLVVAGPSGRRTVPAADFFQDLFTTALAADELLVEIRVPKHTGWRAHYEKFNRVAQAWSMVAVAVTVRTEAGVIEEARVALTNMGSTPVRASGVEAALVGVQASADSIAAAASHAAEGTNPPVDSNADVEYRRHLAQVLTGRAIAAAAGA